The following proteins are co-located in the Paenibacillus sp. FSL H8-0079 genome:
- a CDS encoding sensor histidine kinase, translating to MTAYRKLSIKMKMFLMIMFMMAFIIILAFGSLYYTYSVYDKQLFDKSSRLLNLSSSTVDVELQKLEALSLNMISDTQIQRALKSLLDDDSAYSSFIERKKITDRLWEHISGAARYVQSVHLIDSRGRVNKYGETLTVSQDKYDRMIAAAEQANGAVRWLYPDDDDPMLVMVRQVRAYEPMTLEPVGILFLRINIERLVEEYAGIDSQDSDIILKAGSDVVYPYRQLPEAVSAGLNPLPGSGGYEIKNLDGREIFLSQKKSSYTGWVYYNMASYDEIFERIIWLKNILIVIYLIAILVVLALGMVFARSLTRPIRQLISQMKEVQYGDLENIDANLSIPTHQHMDELGLLQRTYRLMITHINTLIKENYASQLVIKETEFKALQAQINPHFLYNALDSIHWLAKKNRQEQISSMVLSLGYLLRSSISFKQNIITIAEELEIVNHYITIQTYRFRQRLDFRLDVTADYLGCAIPKLTLQPLLENAIQYGLEPQVGSCLIRVSAEISGGKLALIVEDHGPGMEPEYVEQVLRGEVKTRGTGIGLLNIRERVRLAFGEEYDVLLESKPGLGTRVTVLLPPPSPGKEERL from the coding sequence ATGACAGCCTACCGCAAACTGAGCATCAAAATGAAAATGTTTCTGATGATTATGTTCATGATGGCGTTTATCATCATCCTGGCGTTTGGGTCCTTGTATTATACGTACTCGGTGTATGACAAACAGCTGTTTGATAAGTCGTCCCGACTTCTGAACCTTTCTTCGTCTACAGTAGATGTTGAACTTCAGAAGTTGGAAGCGTTATCATTGAACATGATCTCCGATACGCAGATTCAAAGAGCCTTGAAGTCGTTGCTGGATGACGATAGCGCATATTCAAGCTTTATTGAACGAAAGAAGATCACGGATCGTTTATGGGAGCATATCAGTGGGGCTGCACGTTATGTGCAGTCCGTTCATCTGATTGATTCCAGGGGAAGAGTGAATAAATATGGCGAGACACTCACCGTATCCCAGGATAAATATGATCGGATGATTGCGGCTGCGGAGCAGGCCAATGGTGCAGTGCGCTGGTTATACCCGGATGACGATGACCCGATGCTGGTTATGGTCCGTCAGGTGAGAGCCTACGAACCGATGACCCTGGAACCGGTAGGCATACTGTTTTTGCGTATTAATATCGAGCGACTCGTTGAGGAGTATGCGGGCATTGACAGCCAGGACAGTGACATTATTTTAAAAGCAGGCAGTGATGTTGTCTATCCTTATCGGCAGCTTCCGGAAGCGGTGTCCGCCGGACTGAATCCACTTCCAGGCAGTGGGGGATATGAGATCAAAAATCTGGATGGGAGGGAGATATTCCTTTCCCAGAAGAAATCCTCTTATACCGGCTGGGTTTATTACAATATGGCCTCTTACGATGAAATTTTTGAACGTATTATATGGTTGAAAAATATACTGATTGTCATCTATCTTATCGCAATTCTGGTCGTGCTTGCGCTCGGCATGGTCTTCGCACGCAGTCTGACAAGGCCGATCAGGCAGCTCATCAGTCAGATGAAAGAAGTGCAGTATGGGGATCTGGAGAACATAGATGCCAATCTGTCCATTCCAACACACCAGCACATGGATGAACTGGGGTTACTACAACGTACGTATCGACTGATGATTACACATATTAATACATTGATCAAAGAAAATTATGCAAGCCAGCTGGTCATTAAGGAAACCGAGTTCAAGGCGCTTCAGGCGCAGATCAATCCCCACTTTTTGTATAATGCGCTGGATTCAATCCATTGGCTCGCTAAAAAGAACAGGCAGGAGCAAATCTCCAGTATGGTGCTATCACTCGGATATTTGCTACGTTCCTCCATCAGCTTCAAGCAAAATATCATTACCATTGCCGAAGAGCTGGAGATCGTCAATCATTACATCACCATTCAAACCTACCGTTTCCGGCAGCGACTGGATTTCCGCTTGGATGTGACCGCTGACTATCTGGGGTGTGCCATTCCCAAGTTGACCCTACAGCCCCTGCTGGAAAATGCCATTCAATACGGATTGGAACCACAGGTTGGATCATGTCTCATTCGAGTGTCTGCCGAGATATCCGGTGGCAAGCTGGCCCTTATCGTGGAGGATCACGGTCCCGGTATGGAGCCCGAATATGTGGAGCAAGTGCTTCGCGGAGAAGTGAAAACCAGAGGAACAGGCATTGGCCTGCTGAATATCAGGGAGCGGGTGCGTCTGGCTTTTGGCGAAGAATATGATGTACTGCTGGAGAGCAAGCCAGGGCTTGGAACGAGAGTAACGGTATTGCTGCCACCCCCATCACCAGGTAAGGAGGAGAGGCTGTGA